The following are encoded together in the Nitrospirae bacterium YQR-1 genome:
- a CDS encoding response regulator, producing MIEIHGYEITAEICTSNRTVFYRGVSKADKKPVVMKLLKDKFPHANHLAKLRQEYGIGMQFDDERIVKYYAIQQYQHSLCLVMEDFGAVGLDKLIPPKGFDVEDFLDISIQLAQGLRIIHDMKVIHKGIEPANILMNPDNKIVKYADFGISSRLEAEMARDLSFDMLQGNLAYISPEQTGRMNRSVDYRTDFYSLGVTFYEMLAGAPPFKADDALNYIHFHIAKAAPLLSDVRTDVPEVISIIISRLLSKNAEDRYQNAVGLEKDLDKCRHEIRTTGDVRIFQIGLHDFSDRLHITQRLYGRHEEISMLNGAFECAADGGSEFIVLSGYSGVGKSALVYELQKSVTAKWGYFLSGKFDQLGRVTAYGAIVQAFDGLVSQILGESNEKVQQWRKMIINALGPNCSVIMDLIPRMELIIGSHAPAQELGPVESLNRFNRVFYNFITTVAKPEHPVVLFIDDLQWADMAGLNLIEFLASDKDLRYVLLIGAYRDNEVDRAHPLALALERIRQVKGHIDAVRLKPLSIKDTNHLIADALNEAQTNTFALSELIYKKTEGNPFFVKLFLQTLYKEGVLKYITGCGWQWDIDEVLQMQATDNVVNLMVQNLTSLPQITLDILKTASCLGNSFGMDTLSLVTQLDNEAMPAGLHPAMSIGLVFQTKGELHFIHDRVQEAAYSLIPDMEKKLIHLHIGRLLLKKASEVDTTATIFGLIEHLNIGLEEMNDEAERLQLAGLNLQAGHKAKKNAAFHTALQLYTSGKACLPSNCWQNHYLLTYMLYKELAEALYLTGNFDDSRQLISLILENSRSSIDKSELYCMLIYQYSVTAQYEEAIEAGRRALELLGVTLPHQDVQAALNEEIRDAAANLGGRSIGALIGSPTMADSQQEAALKVLMNMQPATYMVYPELYSLIAIKMANISLKYGHVPESAKAYVTYANILSSVFGRYREGYEFCLLGLKMSENYNDMVQKCRGLFIYIAFLLHWTRHIKEGEKHLIEGYQSGLECGDFQYSGYILGFGTANLFYIGTRLDDLSLKLSSYMEFVTKARHQMPMDAIAAFQLAVANLRAETPEKFSFDMNSMAESRYIEDCRSRNVIGICYFMILKAQCLYLYGDYGGAFISIEQAREILVFIRGTCAASEYNFYYSLILVALYDSQESIEIKMQYMETIKSNQRQMEMWVGNCGENFRHKYLIVEAEIARVESRIREAMNLYDEAIQSAMENNFIQNEALANELAGKFWLSMGKMDFARLYLEDAYRNYEIWGAKRKTMDMESAYPLLKSPARKSVTKDDFSLSSTMQTLDLASIMKASYTISGEFDLSKLLRKMLTVVMENAGAEIGILILYNNDGLFVEARGVVGSPDVQLQSIPIGQQTELILCNAIVHHVSHTRETVVVYDASSDARFMQDDHVKQMQPKSILAIPLLHRGTLTGVLYLENSLAAGAFTDDRVEVLTLLSSQMAISIENARVHKNLELLVEGRTRELKDEIVERKMAEKELRSALSLLRATLDSTADGILAVDRAGNIVIYNQRFLDMWQMPESIMESKNDNRVINFVLEQLKDPEGFIAKVRELYSQPEAESIDDIEFKDGKLFERYSKPQKEGEEIIGRVWSFRDITDKKKTEDELRVAKDAAESANRSKSEFLANMSHEIRTPMNGIIGLGRLMRKTELTYQQNDYLYKIQGSAESLLRIINDILDFSKIEAGKLELEIINFELDTVLSKVSNVVCLPAEEKGLELLLNSCDVLPWYLKGDPLRLEQVLLNLATNAIKFTESGSVLINASVTKTDGEYVEMLFSVKDTGIGLSREQIKGLFMSFSQADGSISRRYGGTGLGLAICKKLVDMMGGRIWVESEPGKGSVFSFTVVFGKGESIEEKTFYVPEELANSRTLVVDDSLIAREVLKNIMESFNFDVTTAASGEEAIREIEHSLKTIPFRFILLDWKMPGMDGIEVARVLREKYPASYVIIMITAHGREEALKNLQDTGIQTVLTKPVNRSLLYNAIMSMFGHSAIRSFSSRKEAEADELVMKRVFGAHVLVVEDNKINQQVVCEMLQNAGVIVTIADNGRNALSKLKEKEIDIVLMDIHMPVMDGYEATLTIRKDPSLVDIPIIALTANATKSEEDKCLSLGMNDYLSKPVDPVKMFVVLSKWLKTNKNDLSYDTQSQFGIAAKLYKEHYTSQQIPSYAIGLKGLDVVAGTKRTSGGFGFYKKLLSKFEQDYRSVIDTIDSWLRQRQHKEVRDIAHTLKGVCGLLGAVGAANAASELESVLEDGKYDNVENIIETLRYSLVAVFESIDVINSYETKDLQEPFDMKSNKRNSREIAEILNELYSLVKRNKMEASKLLPALKECFRDDTLMDGFNEIEKCIFNLDFDGADDAIKNFACLLYVQLKET from the coding sequence ATGATCGAAATACATGGATATGAGATAACTGCTGAAATATGTACTTCAAATCGTACGGTATTTTACCGAGGTGTTTCTAAAGCAGATAAAAAACCCGTTGTAATGAAGTTGCTCAAAGACAAATTCCCACACGCCAATCACCTTGCTAAACTAAGACAGGAGTATGGCATAGGTATGCAATTTGACGACGAGCGCATAGTAAAGTATTATGCAATACAGCAATATCAGCATAGCCTTTGCCTTGTCATGGAGGACTTCGGTGCAGTCGGACTCGATAAACTGATACCACCTAAGGGATTCGATGTCGAGGACTTTCTTGATATATCCATACAGCTTGCACAGGGATTGAGGATTATACATGACATGAAGGTTATACACAAGGGTATTGAACCGGCCAATATACTGATGAATCCTGATAATAAAATTGTTAAATATGCTGACTTCGGTATTTCCTCAAGACTTGAGGCGGAAATGGCCAGAGATTTGAGTTTTGACATGCTGCAAGGAAACCTTGCCTACATATCACCCGAACAGACCGGAAGGATGAACCGGTCGGTGGATTACCGTACGGATTTCTACTCGTTGGGTGTAACGTTTTACGAGATGTTGGCAGGGGCACCTCCATTTAAGGCCGATGATGCGCTTAACTACATTCACTTTCATATAGCCAAGGCAGCGCCGTTGCTTAGCGACGTTCGTACTGATGTACCGGAGGTAATATCTATAATAATTTCTAGGCTGCTTTCTAAAAACGCTGAAGATCGATACCAAAATGCCGTCGGGTTGGAAAAGGACCTCGACAAATGCCGCCATGAAATTCGAACCACCGGAGATGTCAGAATATTTCAAATCGGATTGCACGATTTTTCAGACCGGCTGCATATTACGCAAAGGTTGTACGGTAGGCATGAGGAAATCTCTATGCTCAACGGCGCATTTGAGTGTGCAGCAGATGGCGGCTCTGAGTTTATCGTCTTATCCGGTTACTCCGGAGTAGGTAAATCAGCATTGGTCTATGAGCTCCAGAAGTCTGTAACTGCCAAATGGGGATATTTTCTTTCAGGGAAGTTCGACCAACTCGGTAGGGTAACGGCATACGGTGCAATCGTACAGGCATTTGACGGCCTAGTGTCTCAGATACTTGGTGAGAGCAACGAAAAAGTTCAACAGTGGCGGAAAATGATTATTAACGCCCTTGGTCCAAACTGCAGCGTAATCATGGACTTGATACCACGGATGGAACTTATCATAGGCTCCCATGCGCCGGCTCAGGAGCTTGGCCCTGTTGAATCTCTTAATAGATTCAATAGAGTATTTTATAATTTCATAACTACGGTGGCTAAGCCGGAACACCCTGTTGTACTATTTATTGACGACCTTCAGTGGGCGGACATGGCTGGGTTGAATCTTATCGAATTTCTTGCATCAGACAAAGACCTAAGATATGTACTGTTAATTGGTGCATACAGGGACAACGAAGTGGACAGAGCTCATCCTTTGGCGCTGGCTTTAGAAAGGATACGTCAGGTCAAAGGACATATCGATGCCGTCAGACTCAAACCGCTGAGTATCAAAGACACCAACCATCTGATTGCCGATGCTCTAAACGAAGCACAGACAAACACTTTTGCTCTGTCTGAGTTGATTTATAAGAAAACCGAGGGTAACCCCTTTTTCGTAAAATTGTTTCTTCAAACATTGTATAAAGAAGGTGTGCTTAAGTATATAACCGGCTGCGGTTGGCAATGGGACATCGATGAGGTACTTCAAATGCAGGCCACGGATAACGTGGTAAACCTTATGGTACAAAACCTTACAAGTCTTCCGCAGATTACGCTGGATATTCTGAAAACGGCATCTTGCCTTGGAAATTCCTTTGGCATGGACACTCTATCCTTGGTTACACAGCTGGACAATGAAGCCATGCCGGCAGGTTTACATCCCGCAATGAGCATTGGGCTTGTGTTTCAAACCAAGGGCGAACTGCATTTTATACATGACAGGGTACAGGAAGCAGCTTACTCTCTGATTCCCGACATGGAAAAAAAACTTATCCACTTACATATAGGAAGACTACTGCTTAAAAAGGCCTCTGAAGTAGATACAACCGCTACGATATTTGGTTTAATAGAACATCTGAACATCGGGCTTGAGGAAATGAACGATGAGGCCGAAAGGCTTCAGCTTGCAGGTTTGAACCTTCAGGCCGGACATAAAGCCAAAAAGAACGCAGCCTTTCATACAGCGCTACAACTATACACCTCCGGCAAGGCATGTCTGCCTTCAAATTGCTGGCAAAACCACTACCTACTGACTTACATGCTTTACAAAGAACTTGCCGAAGCGCTGTATCTCACAGGAAATTTTGATGACTCAAGACAACTGATAAGTCTGATACTTGAAAACTCCAGGTCTTCGATAGACAAATCCGAATTATACTGCATGTTGATTTACCAGTACTCTGTAACCGCTCAGTACGAAGAGGCCATTGAGGCGGGCAGGCGGGCGCTGGAACTCCTTGGAGTTACCCTGCCGCATCAAGATGTACAGGCAGCCTTAAACGAAGAGATTAGGGATGCCGCTGCTAATTTGGGAGGAAGGAGTATCGGCGCTCTTATCGGCTCCCCTACAATGGCCGACTCTCAACAAGAGGCTGCTCTAAAGGTACTTATGAACATGCAGCCTGCGACCTACATGGTATATCCTGAGCTATATAGCCTGATAGCAATCAAGATGGCCAACATATCGCTTAAGTACGGTCATGTGCCGGAGTCCGCCAAGGCATACGTAACGTATGCAAACATTCTGAGTTCGGTGTTCGGGCGGTACAGGGAGGGGTATGAGTTCTGCCTGTTGGGACTTAAAATGAGCGAAAACTATAACGATATGGTGCAGAAATGCAGGGGATTGTTTATATACATCGCTTTTTTACTTCATTGGACACGACATATAAAAGAGGGAGAGAAACATCTGATAGAGGGATACCAGAGCGGTCTGGAATGCGGAGACTTTCAGTACTCCGGTTATATACTTGGCTTTGGAACGGCAAATCTATTTTATATAGGCACAAGGCTTGATGATTTGAGTCTAAAGCTGTCAAGTTATATGGAGTTTGTAACTAAGGCTAGACATCAGATGCCTATGGACGCCATTGCGGCATTTCAGCTTGCTGTGGCAAACCTAAGAGCGGAGACGCCGGAGAAGTTTTCATTCGACATGAATTCGATGGCGGAAAGCCGATACATCGAAGACTGCCGCAGCCGAAACGTAATAGGCATATGTTATTTCATGATACTAAAGGCTCAGTGTTTATACCTCTACGGGGATTATGGCGGCGCTTTCATCAGTATAGAACAGGCCAGAGAAATACTTGTCTTTATACGTGGCACATGTGCCGCTTCAGAGTACAATTTCTATTATTCCTTAATCCTTGTTGCCCTTTATGACTCTCAAGAGTCTATAGAAATCAAAATGCAGTACATGGAGACGATAAAATCCAACCAACGACAGATGGAGATGTGGGTGGGTAACTGTGGGGAAAATTTCAGACACAAATACCTTATTGTAGAAGCTGAAATCGCCAGAGTTGAAAGTCGCATCAGAGAGGCCATGAATCTTTATGACGAGGCGATACAATCTGCAATGGAAAACAACTTTATCCAAAACGAGGCGCTGGCCAACGAACTGGCCGGCAAGTTCTGGTTGTCGATGGGTAAGATGGATTTTGCAAGGCTTTATCTTGAGGATGCCTACAGGAACTACGAGATATGGGGAGCTAAAAGGAAAACAATGGATATGGAGTCGGCATATCCATTGTTGAAATCTCCTGCTCGGAAGAGCGTTACCAAAGATGATTTTTCATTGTCTTCAACAATGCAGACTTTGGATCTGGCCTCTATTATGAAAGCCTCATACACGATTTCCGGTGAGTTCGATCTGTCGAAACTCCTTAGAAAAATGTTGACTGTTGTTATGGAAAATGCCGGAGCTGAAATAGGGATTTTGATACTTTACAATAATGACGGGCTTTTTGTAGAGGCAAGGGGTGTTGTAGGCAGCCCTGACGTCCAACTACAGTCTATACCCATTGGGCAACAGACCGAATTGATTCTCTGTAATGCCATAGTCCATCACGTAAGTCATACAAGGGAAACAGTGGTTGTTTACGATGCCTCTTCTGACGCAAGATTCATGCAAGATGACCATGTAAAGCAGATGCAACCCAAATCCATACTTGCAATACCGCTTCTTCATAGAGGCACTTTAACTGGTGTCTTATATCTGGAAAACTCTCTTGCGGCAGGTGCTTTTACGGACGATAGAGTGGAAGTCTTGACACTTCTGTCGTCTCAAATGGCCATATCGATTGAAAATGCCAGGGTTCACAAAAACCTCGAATTACTTGTCGAGGGCAGGACAAGGGAACTCAAGGACGAAATTGTAGAAAGAAAAATGGCCGAAAAGGAATTGAGAAGTGCACTTTCACTTCTGCGGGCAACACTGGATTCTACAGCCGACGGAATCCTTGCTGTGGACAGGGCAGGCAACATCGTTATATACAATCAGAGATTTCTGGACATGTGGCAAATGCCGGAATCTATAATGGAATCCAAAAACGACAACAGAGTGATCAACTTTGTACTTGAACAGTTGAAGGACCCTGAAGGGTTTATCGCAAAGGTAAGGGAATTATATTCACAACCTGAAGCCGAGAGCATTGACGATATAGAGTTTAAAGACGGCAAACTCTTTGAAAGATACTCTAAGCCGCAAAAAGAGGGTGAGGAGATAATCGGAAGAGTGTGGAGTTTCAGGGACATTACGGATAAAAAGAAAACGGAGGATGAACTGAGAGTAGCTAAGGATGCAGCTGAGTCTGCAAATCGCTCAAAAAGTGAGTTCCTTGCAAACATGAGCCACGAGATACGTACACCGATGAACGGCATTATCGGTCTTGGACGGCTCATGCGAAAAACTGAACTTACGTATCAACAGAACGATTATTTGTACAAGATACAGGGTTCTGCGGAGTCACTGCTGAGGATAATCAACGACATTCTGGACTTTTCAAAGATAGAAGCCGGCAAGCTGGAGCTCGAGATTATCAACTTTGAGCTGGATACAGTGCTCTCCAAAGTTTCTAACGTGGTGTGTCTGCCGGCTGAGGAAAAGGGGCTTGAACTTTTACTCAACTCCTGCGATGTGCTTCCATGGTACTTAAAGGGCGACCCTCTGAGACTGGAGCAGGTTTTACTCAATTTGGCTACAAATGCGATAAAGTTTACCGAATCCGGCTCTGTACTCATTAACGCAAGTGTTACCAAAACGGATGGTGAATACGTGGAGATGCTTTTCTCGGTCAAAGACACCGGCATTGGGCTCAGTAGGGAACAGATAAAGGGATTGTTTATGTCATTTAGTCAGGCTGACGGTTCTATAAGCCGACGGTATGGCGGAACCGGCCTTGGTTTAGCAATATGTAAGAAACTTGTCGATATGATGGGTGGCAGGATTTGGGTGGAGAGTGAGCCTGGGAAAGGAAGTGTTTTTTCCTTTACCGTAGTATTTGGCAAAGGGGAGAGCATTGAAGAGAAGACGTTTTATGTTCCTGAAGAACTTGCCAACAGTCGTACCTTAGTAGTGGATGACAGTCTGATTGCGCGTGAAGTTCTAAAAAACATCATGGAGTCGTTTAATTTTGACGTAACTACGGCAGCTTCGGGCGAGGAAGCCATCAGAGAAATAGAGCATTCGTTAAAGACCATACCGTTTAGGTTTATCCTTTTGGACTGGAAGATGCCGGGCATGGATGGAATAGAGGTTGCTAGGGTTTTGAGGGAAAAATACCCTGCCTCCTATGTAATAATAATGATAACCGCTCACGGCAGAGAAGAGGCTTTAAAGAATCTGCAAGACACAGGCATCCAGACAGTTTTGACAAAGCCTGTGAATCGCTCGCTTTTGTATAACGCAATAATGAGTATGTTCGGGCACTCGGCTATCAGAAGTTTTTCGTCACGAAAAGAAGCTGAAGCAGATGAGTTGGTTATGAAAAGAGTGTTTGGAGCACATGTGCTTGTAGTGGAAGATAACAAAATAAATCAACAAGTTGTATGTGAGATGCTACAAAATGCCGGTGTAATCGTCACCATAGCAGACAACGGCCGCAATGCTTTAAGCAAACTCAAGGAAAAGGAGATAGACATCGTCCTTATGGACATTCACATGCCTGTTATGGATGGATATGAGGCAACTCTAACGATTCGAAAAGACCCTTCACTTGTTGATATCCCGATTATAGCATTGACGGCTAACGCCACAAAGTCGGAAGAGGATAAGTGCCTCTCACTTGGGATGAACGATTATCTATCGAAACCTGTTGACCCTGTTAAAATGTTTGTGGTACTATCCAAGTGGCTCAAAACAAATAAAAATGATTTGTCTTATGATACGCAATCGCAATTTGGGATTGCCGCAAAACTATACAAAGAACATTATACATCCCAACAGATACCCTCCTATGCGATAGGATTAAAAGGCCTGGATGTCGTAGCAGGGACAAAGAGAACAAGTGGGGGGTTTGGTTTTTACAAAAAATTGCTTAGTAAATTCGAACAAGACTATCGTAGCGTTATCGACACTATTGACTCTTGGCTCAGACAAAGGCAACACAAAGAGGTAAGAGATATTGCTCATACACTTAAAGGAGTGTGTGGATTGTTAGGAGCGGTAGGTGCGGCAAATGCTGCTTCTGAGTTGGAGTCGGTACTTGAGGACGGTAAATACGATAATGTTGAAAACATCATAGAAACTCTGAGGTATTCTCTTGTTGCAGTGTTTGAATCAATTGATGTAATCAATAGTTATGAAACAAAAGATTTGCAGGAACCCTTTGATATGAAATCGAACAAACGAAATAGCCGGGAAATAGCAGAAATACTCAATGAATTATACTCTCTTGTGAAGAGAAATAAGATGGAAGCTTCAAAGCTTCTGCCGGCTCTCAAGGAATGCTTTAGAGACGATACCCTGATGGATGGCTTCAATGAGATTGAAAAGTGCATCTTTAACCTTGATTTCGACGGTGCAGACGATGCCATAAAAAACTTTGCTTGCTTACTTTATGTGCAATTGAAGGAAACCTGA
- a CDS encoding alcohol dehydrogenase catalytic domain-containing protein, with amino-acid sequence MKAMVLEEFGKIMPIREVPEPNLSADDSAIVKVEANGICRSDWHWWMRDWGWIGLEPQLPRILGHEFCGVVEQTGKAVKHFKKGDHVIVPFTNGDGDFNCPSCMSGKNHICDNIKIIGSMCDGGYGRYVNITHADYNLVKLPERFEFFEASVLGCRYMTSYHGVVSRACIKPGESFVVYGAGGIGMSAIQVASAMGAFVVVVDISDKKLEMAKSIGGHAVVNATRTNPVEAVMEITKGGADLSLDALGEPNTCRNGILSLKKGGRHLQIGLTTQKDEGNVSLPIDLMIAKENSLIASIGMPKSEYAAMLRHIDNLGISPAKLITKRVSIEEAPQIISSMADYKTIGMNVVDRW; translated from the coding sequence ATGAAAGCAATGGTATTGGAGGAATTCGGCAAGATTATGCCGATTAGGGAAGTGCCGGAACCTAATCTAAGTGCCGACGACAGTGCAATCGTAAAAGTGGAAGCCAACGGTATTTGTAGAAGCGACTGGCATTGGTGGATGCGCGATTGGGGCTGGATAGGGCTTGAACCGCAACTGCCGCGTATACTTGGGCATGAATTCTGTGGAGTGGTTGAACAGACCGGTAAGGCCGTCAAACATTTCAAAAAAGGCGATCACGTAATCGTACCCTTTACCAACGGTGATGGGGATTTCAACTGTCCTTCATGTATGTCCGGTAAAAACCATATCTGTGACAACATAAAAATAATAGGCTCCATGTGTGATGGAGGATACGGCAGGTATGTAAACATTACACATGCCGATTACAATCTGGTCAAACTGCCGGAGCGATTTGAGTTTTTTGAGGCCAGTGTACTTGGCTGTAGATATATGACATCGTACCACGGCGTTGTAAGCCGTGCCTGTATCAAACCTGGAGAGTCGTTTGTCGTCTATGGTGCAGGTGGAATAGGCATGTCGGCCATACAGGTTGCAAGTGCAATGGGAGCGTTTGTCGTAGTGGTCGATATATCGGACAAGAAGCTGGAGATGGCTAAAAGTATTGGTGGTCACGCAGTGGTCAATGCCACAAGGACAAACCCTGTGGAGGCGGTTATGGAGATAACTAAAGGTGGGGCGGACTTGTCTCTGGATGCTCTTGGCGAGCCCAATACATGCCGAAACGGAATCCTGAGCCTGAAAAAGGGTGGGCGTCACCTTCAGATAGGGCTTACCACGCAAAAGGACGAAGGCAACGTATCACTACCCATAGACCTCATGATAGCCAAGGAAAACTCACTTATAGCCAGTATAGGAATGCCTAAATCCGAATATGCTGCAATGTTAAGGCATATAGACAACCTTGGCATTAGCCCTGCGAAACTTATAACTAAGAGGGTTTCAATAGAAGAGGCTCCGCAGATTATTAGTTCAATGGCGGACTACAAGACAATCGGTATGAATGTAGTGGACCGATGGTAA
- a CDS encoding aldehyde dehydrogenase, translated as MIYPKPGNEGAPVTFKKRYENIIGGKWCAPIDNKYLENISPVDGKPYCEFPRSNAKDIDAALDAAHASFATWGRTPAAQRADLLYKIADRLEANLQMLAYAETWDNGKPIRETLAADLPLSIDHFRYFASCIRAQEGGISEISHDTVAYHFHEPLGVVGQIIPWNFPLLMAAWKLSPALAAGNCVVLKPAEQTPISILIMMELLQDILPPGVVNVVNGLGIEAGKPLASSSRVAKIAFTGETTTGRLILQYTSQNIIPVTLELGGKSPNIFFEDICLKDDELFDKALEGFALYLFNQGEVCTCPSRALIQESIYDRFMERALKRVKQAKQGNPLDTDTMIGAQASLEQMDKILNYLDVGKQEGAQILVGGGKKDMEGDLNGGYYIQPTVFKGSNFMRIFQEEIFGPVLAVTTFRDEDEALSIANNTLYGLGAGVWTRDTNRAYRMARSVQAGRVWVNCYHVYPAHAAFGGYKMSGIGRESHKMMLEHYQQTKNVMVSYNPNKLGFF; from the coding sequence ATGATCTATCCTAAACCAGGCAATGAAGGCGCCCCAGTTACGTTCAAAAAGAGATATGAAAATATAATAGGTGGCAAGTGGTGTGCACCTATTGACAACAAATACCTTGAAAACATCTCACCGGTTGACGGAAAACCGTACTGTGAATTCCCCCGTTCAAATGCTAAAGACATCGATGCCGCCCTAGACGCCGCCCATGCTTCTTTTGCAACATGGGGTAGAACACCGGCGGCTCAAAGAGCCGATTTGCTGTACAAAATAGCCGATCGTCTGGAGGCAAACCTTCAGATGCTTGCTTATGCCGAAACCTGGGACAACGGAAAACCGATACGAGAGACCCTGGCCGCAGACCTGCCGCTGTCGATAGACCATTTTCGTTATTTTGCCAGTTGTATACGCGCACAAGAGGGTGGAATAAGTGAGATATCGCACGACACCGTGGCATACCACTTTCATGAACCGCTAGGTGTAGTCGGGCAGATAATCCCATGGAACTTTCCACTGCTTATGGCCGCATGGAAACTGTCGCCGGCATTAGCTGCAGGCAACTGTGTGGTGCTTAAGCCCGCCGAACAAACACCCATTTCGATACTGATTATGATGGAATTGTTGCAGGATATTCTGCCGCCGGGTGTTGTAAACGTCGTAAACGGCTTAGGTATCGAGGCGGGAAAACCGCTGGCATCGAGCAGCCGTGTAGCAAAGATTGCCTTCACAGGCGAGACTACCACAGGCAGACTGATACTTCAGTATACATCCCAAAATATCATTCCCGTTACGCTTGAGCTTGGCGGCAAATCCCCCAACATTTTTTTTGAAGATATATGCTTAAAAGATGACGAACTATTTGACAAGGCGTTGGAAGGTTTTGCACTATACCTATTCAATCAGGGTGAGGTCTGTACGTGTCCCTCGAGGGCATTGATACAAGAGTCCATCTATGATCGGTTTATGGAAAGGGCACTTAAGCGTGTCAAGCAGGCTAAACAAGGTAATCCACTCGACACCGATACCATGATAGGCGCCCAGGCCTCGCTTGAACAAATGGATAAAATACTCAATTACTTAGACGTAGGCAAGCAGGAAGGTGCTCAGATACTTGTAGGCGGCGGTAAAAAAGACATGGAAGGCGATTTAAACGGAGGCTATTATATTCAACCCACGGTGTTTAAGGGCAGCAATTTTATGCGGATTTTTCAGGAGGAGATTTTCGGGCCGGTGTTGGCGGTAACGACTTTCAGAGACGAGGATGAGGCACTTTCCATTGCCAACAATACGCTCTATGGCCTCGGTGCAGGCGTTTGGACACGTGATACTAACAGAGCCTACCGCATGGCACGCTCAGTACAAGCCGGAAGAGTATGGGTAAACTGCTACCATGTCTATCCAGCTCATGCAGCATTTGGTGGCTATAAGATGTCCGGTATCGGACGTGAGTCGCACAAGATGATGCTAGAGCATTACCAGCAGACAAAAAACGTCATGGTAAGCTATAACCCCAACAAACTTGGATTTTTCTAA